The genomic DNA TCGCTCATCAGCGCCGTGACGACGCAGATGAAGACCAACAGACCCAAGATGCCAAGTATTTTTTTCATGTTATCGAATCGTTCGTTCAGGTCGACGCGGCGGCGACGGGGTTCCCGGTCGCCAATTGCATCACCGCTTCTTCGGACAATTGATCGCGTCGCAATTCACCGCTGATCTTGCCTTCGTGCATCACGATCGTCCGATCGCTCATGCTTAACACTTCTTCCATTTCGCTGGAAACAAACAGCACCGCCACGCCGCTGGCCGCCAGTTCTTCCATCAACCGATAGATCTCTTGCTTGGCACCGATGTCGACGCCGCGCGTCGGTTCGTCCAACAACAGCACCTTGGGATGCATCGACAACCATTTGCCGATCACCACCTTCTGCTGATTGCCGCCGGACAGAAATTGAGTCGGCAGCATATCGGAGCTCGATTTGATCTTCATCTCCGCGATCATCCGATCCGAATCGGCGCGTTCCTTTTGGCGATTCAAGAAGCCGCCCAGGTGCCGATGCCGCTCCAACCCGGGCAGCCCCACATTCATCCGGATCCCCATCTCCAGGATCAAGCCCTGCTGCTTGCGATCCTCGGGAACCATCGCGATTCCCGCATCGATCGCGTCGCGGCAGTGCCTCAACCGCAGAGGCTTCCCCGCCACCAAAACCTCTCCCGAGACAGCTCGCTGAGTTCCGAAGATCGTCGACATCAACTCGGTTCGGCCGGCTCCCACCAGTCCCGCGACGCCGACGATCTCGCCGGCGTGAACCTTGAAATCCAAAGCGTGAGCGGGCCACGTCGATGTCCGCAGCTGTTTCACTTCCAGCATCACATCGCCCCGCGGATGCTCCGCTCGTGCGTAATACTTCGAGATGTCGCGTCCTACCATCCGTTGGACCATCGCGTCGTGGCTGATCTGATCCTTGCTCAAATGTCCCGCGTTTTCTCCATCGCGGAGGACGGTGACCGTGTCGGCAAGTTCGATGATCTCGCCCAATCGATGCGAGATATAGAGGATCGTGACGCCCTGTTCGCGCAGCCGCCGGATGACGCGGAACAACGCTTCGGTCTCGTGCTGCGACAGGCTGCTGGTCGGTTCGTCCATGATCAACAACCGCGCATCGACCGACAACGCCTTGGCGATCTCGACCATCTGCTGCATCCCGATCGTCAGATCGCCAGCGATCGTCCCCGGATCGATATCCAGTCCGACCATCTGCAAGTACTGCCGCGATGCTTCGCGGATCTTGCCGAAATCGATCATCCCAAACCGCCGCGGTTCGCGACC from Rosistilla oblonga includes the following:
- a CDS encoding sugar ABC transporter ATP-binding protein, whose protein sequence is MTSHSPAAVPLLEVRDVTKRFAGVAALSGVSLSATRGQVHAVIGENGAGKSTLMKILAGVQLPDSGQILLDGKPVRIDSVQRALELGIALIHQELNLSDNLDVGANLFLGREPRRFGMIDFGKIREASRQYLQMVGLDIDPGTIAGDLTIGMQQMVEIAKALSVDARLLIMDEPTSSLSQHETEALFRVIRRLREQGVTILYISHRLGEIIELADTVTVLRDGENAGHLSKDQISHDAMVQRMVGRDISKYYARAEHPRGDVMLEVKQLRTSTWPAHALDFKVHAGEIVGVAGLVGAGRTELMSTIFGTQRAVSGEVLVAGKPLRLRHCRDAIDAGIAMVPEDRKQQGLILEMGIRMNVGLPGLERHRHLGGFLNRQKERADSDRMIAEMKIKSSSDMLPTQFLSGGNQQKVVIGKWLSMHPKVLLLDEPTRGVDIGAKQEIYRLMEELAASGVAVLFVSSEMEEVLSMSDRTIVMHEGKISGELRRDQLSEEAVMQLATGNPVAAAST